One Mucilaginibacter ginkgonis genomic region harbors:
- a CDS encoding response regulator translates to MSELSSGLPAAETSKSEQPAASRCVLLAEDNMVNALVATRLLSKWGITADHVENGLEAVRMASQKRYDLILMDIHMPEMNGFEATKQIRSTANPNSTTPIFALTADVTASDQAAYASYFTGFLNKPIEVDKLQKAVLNNI, encoded by the coding sequence ATGTCTGAACTATCTTCCGGTCTGCCAGCTGCAGAAACTTCAAAAAGTGAGCAGCCTGCTGCCAGCCGTTGCGTATTACTGGCCGAGGATAACATGGTAAACGCGTTGGTTGCCACAAGGTTGTTAAGCAAATGGGGCATTACAGCAGACCACGTTGAAAATGGTTTGGAAGCAGTAAGGATGGCATCCCAAAAAAGATACGACCTAATTTTAATGGATATTCACATGCCCGAAATGAACGGATTTGAAGCTACCAAACAAATACGCAGCACTGCAAACCCTAACAGCACCACCCCCATTTTCGCGCTTACTGCCGACGTAACAGCCAGCGACCAGGCGGCGTACGCGAGCTATTTTACCGGCTTCTTGAACAAGCCTATCGAGGTAGACAAACTACAAAAAGCCGTTTTGAATAACATCTGA
- a CDS encoding YpdA family putative bacillithiol disulfide reductase encodes MYDIIIIGGGPIGLACGLAAQKAGLSSLIFEKGTLVNSLYNYPSTMTFFSTSEKLEIGNVPFVTTHVKPNRADALEYYRRVALSNQLPLNLFEEVTDIQKAEDVFTVTTCKSAYKAKYVIVATGFYDISVNLDIPGENLPKVKHYYLDPHYYTLQKVIVVGSSNSAIDVALETYRKGAEVTLVIRGSEVSNRVKYWVRPDIINRIKEGSIKAYFNSELKAIRETEADIQTPDGKITIANDFVMAMTGYKPNFDFLQQIGIQLSEDERFIPTYNKDTMETNVDGLYLAGVVCGGMDTHLWFIENSRIHADIILDDIVRKNTLS; translated from the coding sequence ATGTACGACATTATCATCATAGGCGGTGGCCCCATAGGATTAGCTTGCGGTTTGGCAGCTCAAAAGGCAGGCTTATCATCTCTAATATTTGAGAAGGGCACACTGGTAAATTCCCTGTACAATTACCCTTCTACCATGACCTTCTTTTCTACTTCAGAGAAGCTGGAAATCGGTAACGTACCTTTTGTAACTACGCATGTAAAGCCCAATCGTGCCGACGCGCTGGAATATTACCGCCGTGTGGCGCTATCCAACCAATTGCCGCTTAACCTTTTCGAAGAGGTTACTGACATACAAAAAGCAGAAGATGTGTTTACCGTAACCACATGTAAATCTGCCTATAAGGCTAAATACGTCATAGTTGCGACCGGCTTTTATGATATATCTGTAAACCTTGATATACCGGGAGAGAACCTGCCAAAAGTAAAGCACTATTATTTGGATCCGCATTATTACACCCTTCAAAAAGTCATTGTGGTGGGCTCGAGTAATTCGGCCATCGATGTGGCGCTTGAAACTTATCGTAAGGGTGCAGAAGTAACCTTAGTGATCCGCGGCAGCGAAGTAAGCAACCGCGTTAAATATTGGGTAAGGCCTGATATCATCAACCGCATTAAAGAAGGCAGTATTAAAGCCTATTTTAATTCGGAGTTGAAAGCAATCCGCGAAACCGAAGCAGATATACAAACGCCCGACGGCAAGATCACCATTGCTAACGATTTTGTAATGGCTATGACGGGTTACAAGCCAAATTTTGATTTCCTGCAACAAATTGGCATTCAATTATCTGAAGACGAAAGGTTTATTCCTACGTACAATAAGGATACTATGGAGACCAATGTTGATGGCCTATATCTTGCAGGGGTAGTTTGCGGCGGGATGGATACCCACCTTTGGTTCATAGAAAATTCACGTATACACGCCGATATAATCCTTGATGACATTGTGCGAAAAAATACCTTATCCTAA
- a CDS encoding GNAT family N-acetyltransferase, whose translation MKIQHSQSGKTGSFFIGDNGSRLALLEYKMYGDVLDIIHTEVDPSMQGRSIGYQLVEAAVIFARDNKLKIRPLCSFAKQVFDKEFKDVLEQA comes from the coding sequence ATGAAAATTCAGCATTCCCAATCAGGCAAAACAGGTTCGTTTTTTATTGGAGACAATGGCAGCCGCCTTGCCTTGCTTGAATATAAAATGTACGGCGATGTGCTGGACATTATCCATACAGAGGTTGATCCAAGTATGCAGGGACGCAGCATAGGCTACCAGTTAGTTGAAGCTGCAGTTATCTTTGCAAGGGACAATAAATTAAAGATAAGGCCATTATGCAGTTTTGCCAAGCAGGTCTTTGATAAGGAATTTAAAGACGTTCTGGAACAGGCCTAA
- a CDS encoding 2'-5' RNA ligase family protein yields MTGCRDYNVLLRPDELLCFEISNLKGFAYSLIGEYKSRQSTAHISVMIYQRQKPYIMEQAIDNLNIRLRQMPAVKLQLNNFNFFIHKNDTFDIYAAIEPSAVSDKWFAELRKQFRISKSQLLPHISIARAISVDQFYRLWPRFRYMKCRITFHINCISILERDSLDKRLKWNIYREVFLKTKDEQMLHAI; encoded by the coding sequence ATGACCGGATGCAGGGACTACAATGTACTTTTAAGACCAGATGAGCTGCTGTGTTTTGAAATAAGCAACCTTAAAGGATTTGCCTACTCTTTAATAGGCGAGTACAAATCCAGGCAGTCTACCGCTCATATCTCTGTAATGATATATCAGCGGCAGAAACCTTATATAATGGAACAGGCTATTGATAATTTGAACATACGACTTCGGCAGATGCCCGCCGTGAAACTACAGCTGAATAACTTTAATTTCTTTATCCATAAAAATGATACGTTCGACATTTATGCGGCCATTGAACCTTCTGCTGTTAGTGATAAATGGTTTGCAGAACTGCGCAAACAATTCCGCATTTCCAAAAGTCAGTTGCTGCCGCATATTAGCATCGCGAGAGCGATAAGTGTTGATCAGTTTTACAGGCTGTGGCCTCGTTTCAGGTATATGAAATGCCGCATCACATTTCACATAAATTGCATCAGCATTCTAGAACGCGACTCTTTAGACAAGCGCCTAAAATGGAATATCTACCGGGAAGTGTTCCTAAAAACCAAAGATGAGCAGATGTTGCACGCAATTTAA
- the dinB gene encoding DNA polymerase IV, whose product MAKRYIVHIDLDSFFVSVERKFNPALIGKPVLIGGSADRGVVSSCSYETRKFGVHSAMPMKQALKLCPDAIVVRGTHGRYGEASREVTEIIHDSVPLYQKTSVDEFYIDLTGMDRFYDCYQMATNLRQRIIKETGLPISFGMASTKTVAKMATNQAKPNGQLYIPHGKEMAFMAPLPVRKIPMLGEKTCEKLYTYGIEKIGDLQHVDLRFLQTLFGSAGQYIWEKARGIDSSEIIPHSERKSISTEHTFDADTADERTLQTILVSMTEELAYKLRKENKIAGCMAVKIRYSNFETHTIQEKIPLNAAEHILIPGIKNLLQKTWNRNRKVRLIGVRLSQLARGNYQINLFDDNEEQLKLYQAMDTINFKYGDKTVCRAAGMEVGTRNFNPFHG is encoded by the coding sequence ATGGCTAAGCGGTATATCGTTCATATCGACCTTGATTCGTTCTTCGTTTCTGTTGAGCGAAAGTTTAATCCGGCGCTTATTGGTAAGCCTGTTCTGATTGGTGGCTCTGCAGACAGGGGCGTGGTTTCGTCATGCAGTTACGAAACGCGAAAGTTTGGTGTGCATTCTGCTATGCCTATGAAACAGGCCTTAAAACTTTGCCCGGATGCGATAGTCGTCAGGGGGACACATGGCCGCTACGGCGAAGCTTCGCGCGAGGTAACAGAGATCATCCACGATTCAGTCCCTTTGTATCAAAAAACTTCTGTGGATGAGTTTTATATAGACCTAACCGGAATGGACCGCTTTTACGATTGTTACCAAATGGCAACCAACTTACGGCAACGTATCATCAAGGAAACGGGCCTGCCAATCTCTTTCGGTATGGCATCTACCAAAACCGTTGCTAAAATGGCCACCAACCAGGCAAAGCCAAACGGGCAATTATACATTCCGCATGGTAAGGAGATGGCTTTTATGGCGCCCCTACCAGTACGTAAAATCCCGATGCTGGGCGAAAAGACCTGCGAAAAATTATACACTTACGGCATAGAGAAAATAGGAGACCTGCAACACGTGGATCTGCGCTTTCTGCAGACCCTATTTGGCAGTGCCGGCCAATATATCTGGGAAAAGGCTAGGGGCATAGACAGCAGCGAGATCATACCTCATTCCGAAAGGAAATCTATTTCTACTGAACATACCTTTGATGCCGACACAGCAGATGAGCGTACGCTGCAAACCATTTTAGTTTCTATGACAGAAGAGTTGGCCTATAAGCTGCGTAAAGAAAATAAGATAGCAGGCTGTATGGCAGTCAAAATCCGTTATAGCAACTTTGAAACGCACACCATACAGGAGAAGATCCCGCTTAACGCGGCCGAACACATCCTTATCCCCGGTATTAAAAACCTATTGCAAAAAACCTGGAACCGTAACAGAAAGGTGCGGCTGATTGGTGTGCGGTTAAGCCAGCTGGCGCGCGGCAACTACCAGATCAACCTGTTTGATGATAATGAGGAACAACTAAAGCTATACCAGGCCATGGACACCATCAATTTTAAATACGGTGATAAAACCGTTTGCCGGGCCGCCGGAATGGAAGTTGGCACGCGGAATTTTAACCCTTTTCATGGTTAG